The following coding sequences lie in one Colias croceus chromosome 1, ilColCroc2.1 genomic window:
- the LOC123691935 gene encoding pancreatic triacylglycerol lipase-like — MRFLVILSALVALCAGHAIPTIPGDNSHYVEGESRYVWIPDGEGVPRLVDLEEPADESFSDARNGANNEYWLFTRRNPNNHQLLRINDNDSVRNSNYNRDRPLTVVVHGWNGNGTSARLAVDALLHEGDNNVISLDWSIVASGPYTNVVRNVPSVGQHLGNFVQWLINNHGGNWNNVHLIGASLGAHVIGNAGRTVRGRIARISGLDPAGPQWSDSSNALNRNDAVYVECIHTDGGLLGIFDPIGDANFYPNGGTNRQPGCSLSNCSHVRAYELFAASVIYNNFIGRRCADLNEARNNNCTGANFLMGNTDFSKRGSGLYGLSTGSEWPF; from the exons TGTGTGCTGGTCACGCCATCCCCACCATACCAGGAGACAACAGTCACTATGTAGAGGGGGAGAGCCGCTACGTGTGGATACCCGACGGTGAGGGAGTACCCCGCCTTGTTGATCTTGAAGAACCAGCGGATGAAAGTTTCTCGGACGCTAGGAATGGGGCTAACAACGAGTACTGGCTTTTTACCAg acGTAATCCAAACAATCACCAACTTCTGAGAATCAACGACAACGACTCCGTGAGGAACTCTAACTACAACAGGGACCGCCCTCTTACGGTTGTTGTTCACGGATGGAACGGCAATGGAACCTCCGCACGTCTTGCCGTTGATGCCTTGCTACACGAGGGTGACAATAACGTTATTTCACTAGATTGGAGCATAGTAGCTAGTGGTCCTTACACCAATGTTGTTAGAAATGTGCCCAGCGTGGGCCAACATCTTGGCAACTTCGTGCAGTGGTTAATCAACAATCACGGGGGCAATTGGAATAACGTACACTTAATTGGCGCTAGTTTGGGTGCTCACGTTATTGGCAATGCAGGACGTACCGTTCGTGGCCGTATTGCGCGCATTTCAG gtCTAGATCCAGCTGGCCCCCAATGGAGCGATAGCTCCAATGCCTTGAACCGGAATGATGCCGTATATGTCGAGTGCATTCACACCGATGGTGGTCTCTTGGGTATATTCGACCCGATCGGTGACGCTAATTTCTATCCCAATGGTGGTACCAACCGCCAACCTGGTTGCTCTCTCAGCAACTGCTCCCACGTCCGTGCATATGAACTGTTTGCAGCTAGTgtaatatacaataatttcattggAAGACGATGCGCCGATCTGAACGAGGCACGCAACAATAACTGCACTGGAGCTAACTTCCTTATGGGCAACACTGACTTTAGTAAGCGAGG AAGTGGACTTTACGGCCTTTCAACTGGTTCCGAATGGCctttctaa
- the LOC123692606 gene encoding uncharacterized protein LOC123692606, translating into MKVLVALYLKKKGIIVCAGNAIPSKPGDNSHYVEGESCYVWIPDGEGVPRLVDLEEPADKSFLNARNGANNAYWLFTSGVEVWSGIFGLTTGSKSPF; encoded by the exons ATGAAAGTGCTTGTTGCATT atatttaaagaaaaaaggCATCATAGTGTGTGCTGGTAACGCGATTCCGAGCAAACCAGGCGACAACAGTCACTATGTAGAGGGGGAGAGCTGCTACGTGTGGATACCCGACGGTGAGGGAGTACCCCGCCTTGTTGATCTTGAAGAACCAGCGGATAAAAGCTTTTTAAACGCTAGAAATGGTGCTAACAATGCATATTGGCTATTTACGAG tggAGTGGAAGTGTGGAGTGGAATATTTGGCCTTACGACTGGTTCAAAGTCGCCTTTTTGA
- the LOC123692032 gene encoding pancreatic triacylglycerol lipase-like, whose product MPDGDEVPHIVDLHAPAADAVGLNGANNEYWLYTRRNPHSHQVLRHNDQNSIRNSNFNPNRPIKAIVHGWNSKGTSKMNPQIRDALLQIDDFNVIIVDWRRAAMGTYTTSVRAVPSVGQHLGQFLQWLINNFGGNWNNVHLVGFSLGAHVVGNAGRTVNNRVGRITGLDPAGPQWGRNSNALRKSDGVYVESIHTDGGLLGIFDPISDADFYPNGGRNRQPGCLVSTCSHSRAYELFAASVVYRTRFNGQKCGNLNDAQRNRCTGSTLRMGSADLNKRGSGLYALSTGSKWPF is encoded by the exons ATGCCCGACGGTGACGAGGTTCCACATATTGTTGACTTACATGCACCTGCTGCGGACGCTGTAGGCCTTAATGGAGCTAATAATGAATATTGGCTCTATACAAG ACGCAATCCCCACAGTCACCAAGTTTTAAGGCACAACGACCAGAACTCCATTCGGAATTCTAACTTTAATCCCAATAGACCCATCAAAGCTATAGTTCACGGCTGGAACAGCAAAGGGACTTCAAAAATGAATCCCCAAATTCGGGATGCCTTACTGCAAATCGAcgattttaatgttataatcGTTGACTGGCGTAGAGCAGCTATGGGCACATACACGACATCAGTACGCGCTGTTCCAAGCGTTGGCCAACATCTCGGACA attcCTGCAATGGCTGATCAACAATTTCGGCGGTAACTGGAACAATGTGCATTTAGTTGGATTCAGTTTGGGAGCTCACGTTGTAGGAAACGCAGGCAGGACAGTTAACAACCGAGTTGGACGTATTACAG GTCTTGACCCTGCTGGTCCTCAATGGGGCAGAAACTCGAATGCTCTTAGAAAAAGCGACGGCGTGTACGTAGAATCGATTCACACTGACGGAGGCCTGTTGGGTATTTTCGATCCGATTTCTGACGCTGATTTTTACCCGAACGGTGGAAGGAACCGTCAGCCCGGTTGCTTGGTGAGCACGTGCTCTCACAGCCGAGCATACGAGTTGTTCGCTGCTAGTGTTGTGTACAGAACCCGCTTCAATGGACAAAAGTGCGGAAACCTTAACGACGCTCAGAGGAACCGATGCACAGGATCCACACTGCGTATGGGTAGCGCTGATCTAAATAAGCGAGG atcTGGACTCTATGCACTCAGCACTGGATCAAAATGGCCTTTCTAA